One Oryza brachyantha chromosome 3, ObraRS2, whole genome shotgun sequence DNA segment encodes these proteins:
- the LOC102710863 gene encoding uncharacterized protein LOC102710863: MAPAAADPDAEDLPARRSDATDVAGNSWDLAALSAPAAAAARGGGEVYIYRNTYSLVPRSIGGFRGRLRSLKFFGNVVEVLPPEAGELDQLESLQVKVSAPRVSGAPLRRMQALKELELSMVPPRPSACSILVEVAALKCLTKLTICHFSIRYLPPEIGSLRKLQELDLSFNKLKNLPNCITELGALKFLKVTNNKLVDLPSAISSLRCLESLDLSNNRLTSLGSIKLVSMLTLQYLNLQFNRISNSCVIPAWVCCDMRGNGENNVKPAKLKAIAVANNTSTESRSTKHTCNGPRLCSHPEASSNLKVPPTQKIKKGWKRRDCLQQQARQERLESSRSKLNEDYVDEMAVNMTEDESPLHDMENKSEIKRIDREALLQDLSKQASSISEDLSCVVDDDSYGHIKDSGMMLQDHNEEEKTVLSKTNHGNCSCISTNTDSLIRSKICSVENELEDTASSIHGVVEVVEENPSETSKHTWKSKRHPDMDCNPKPSKCPRPFDECAKVSYKYSVESFCSIDDHLPDGFYDAGRDMPFMPLEEYERSIGLYAREVILLDREQDEELDAIASSAQMLLSNLKMPSCFITDEDAGQDLLRASVLALFVSDCFGGCDRSASLSRTRRAIVSLRKEQPFVCTCSAGSICDSTEASKQINSLYGHFDFTGLCDKSIHVIKERRNSGIVPIGALQFGVCRHRAVLMKYLCDRADPPIPCELVRGHLDYTPHAWNVVPVRKGNAWVRMIVDACYPTNIKEEIDPEYFCRYVPLSRFQIVIDDQGYTPRSPFPSVSLCKEIEATASSSVYYCKIGSVDAAAKVRYLDTRCASSDEVKNFEYKLLAEVRMLGALRKHQSIVEIYGHQLSSKWVQADDDKEYKILQSIIMMEYVKGGSLKGYLAKLLKEGKKHVPIDLAFYIAREVASALLELHKKLVIHRDIKSENVLVDLDSERSDDTPVVKLSDFDRAIPLHSLSHTCCIAHLGTYPPNVCVGTPCWMAPEVLRAMRDKNQYGLEVDIWSFGCFILEMLTLRIPYQGLPDSEIYDLIMRKKQRPRLTQELEAFMTLDKPITRLELGITSDAHAEKLRLLIDLFYRCTKGIASERPKAEAICKLLCSLPTCYDIR; this comes from the exons ATggcccccgccgcggcggaccCCGACGCCGAGGACCTCCCCGCGCGCAGATCCGACGCCACCGACGTCGCCGGCAACTCGTGGGACCTCGCGGCGCTctccgcgcccgccgccgccgcggcgcggggcggcggcgaggtctaCATCTACCGGAACACGTACAGCCTCGTGCCGCGCTCCATCGGCGGGTTCCGCGGGAGGCTCAGGTCGCTCAAGTTCTTCGGCAACGTCGTGGAGGTGCTCCCGCCGGAGGCCGGGGAGCTGGACCAGCTCGAGAGCCTGCAGGTGAAGGTCTCCGCGCCTAGGGTCTCCGGGGCGCCGCTCCGCCGGATGCAGGCTCTCAAGGAGCTCGAACTCTCTATGGTGCCGCCCAGGCCGTCGGCGTGCTCCATACTAGTCGAGGTCGCTGCTCTCAAGTGCCTCACCAAGTTAACAATCTGCCATTTCTCCATTAG GTACCTCCCTCCTGAAATTGGCTCCCTAAGGAAACTGCAAGAACTTGATCTTTCATTCAACAAGCTGAAGAACTTGCCTAACTGTATAACTGAGTTGGGTGCCCTAAAGTTCCTCAAAGTGACTAATAATAAATTGGTGGATCTACCCTCAGCAATCTCTTCTTTGAGATGTCTTGAAAGCCTTGATTTATCAAACAACAGATTGACTTCCCTTGGATCTATTAAACTTGTTTCTATGCTTACGCTACAGTATTTAAATCTTCAG TTCAATAGGATCTCCAATTCATGTGTTATTCCAGCATGGGTATGTTGTGACATGCGGGGAAATGGTGAAAACAATGTGAAGCCTGCAAAACTAAAAGCTATAGCTGTTGCAAACAACACTTCAACAGAATCTAGAAGTACAAAGCACACTTGCAATGGTCCACGCTTGTGCTCACATCCAGAAGcttcctcaaatttaaaagttCCTCCCACACAGAAAATAAAGAAGGGTTGGAAACGGCGGGATTGCCTGCAACAGCAAGCTCGCCAAGAGCGTTTGGAATCAAGCAGGAGCAAGCTCAATGAAGATTATGTCGATGAGATGGCTGTGAACATGACAGAAGATGAGAGCCCTTTACATGACATGGAAAACAAGTCAGAGATCAAAAGAATTGACCGAGAAGCTTTATTACAGGATTTGTCAAAACAAGCAAGTTCTATATCTGAAGACTTGTCTTGTGTAGTTGATGATGACTCCTATGGGCACATTAAAGATAGTGGCATGATGTTACAGGACCataatgaagaagaaaaaactgtATTAAGTAAAACAAATCATGGTAACTGTTCTTGTATCAGCACTAATACTGATAGTTTGATCAGGAGCAAAATTTGCAGTGTTGAAAATGAATTAGAGGATACTGCATCATCCATCCATGGTGTTGTGGAGGTTGTTGAAGAGAACCCTTCAGAAACATCTAAGCATACATGGAAATCTAAAAGGCACCCTGATATGGACTGCAATCCTAAACCTAGCAAATGCCCTAGACCATTCGATGAATGCGCAAAAGTATCCTATAAGTACAGTGTGGAATCATTTTGCAGCATTGATGACCATCTACCAGATGGCTTCTATGATGCAGGAAGAGATATGCCCTTCATGCCATTAGAGGAGTATGAACGGAGTATTGGACTATATGCACGCGAAGTTATTCTCTTGGACAG GGAACAAGATGAAGAGTTAGATGCAATTGCGTCGTCAGCACAGATGTTATTGTCTAATTTGAAAATGCCAAGCTGCTTCATTACTGATGAAGATGCAGGCCAGGACTTACTAAGGGCATCTGTGCttgctttgtttgtttctGACTGCTTTGGAGGTTGTGATAGAAGTGCTTCTCTCAGTAGAACACGGAGAGCTATTGTTAGCTTGAGAAAGGAGCAACCTTTTGTTTGCACTTGTTCTGCTGGAAGCATATGCGACAGCACTGAAGCATCTAAGCAGATCAATAGTCTTTATGGCCACTTTGATTTTACTGGCCTGTGTGATAAATCAATACATGTCATTAAAGAAAGGAGAAATTCAGGAATTGTACCAATAGGAGCTCTGCAATTCGGTGTTTGTAGGCACCGAGCTGTCCTAATGAAG TACTTGTGCGATCGGGCAGACCCTCCAATTCCTTGTGAACTTGTGAGGGGGCATCTTGACTACACACCTCATGCTTGGAATGTTGTTCCTGTAAGAAAAGGGAATGCTTGGGTAAGGATGATCGTCGATGCATGCTACCCAACCAACATAAAGGAAGAGATAGACCCAGAATACTTTTGCAG GTATGTTCCACTCAGTCGGTTTCAGATCGTAATTGATGATCAGGGTTACACTCCACGGTCTCCCTTCCCTTCTGTTTCACTGTGCAAAGAAATAGAAGCTACAGCTTCTAGTTCTGTCTACTACTGCAAAATTGGTTCTGTAGATGCAGCAGCAAAG GTACGATATCTGGACACTCGTTGTGCTTCGAGTGATGAAGTTAAAAATTTCGAATATAAGCTTCTTGCAGAAGTAAGAATGCTGGGCGCCCTAAGGAAGCACCAATCCATTGTTGAAATATATGGTCATCAGCTTTCTTCTAAATGGGTTCAAGCCGATGATGATAAGGAATACAAGATATTGCAGTCCATAATCATGATGGAGTACGTGAAAGGAGGGTCTCTGAAG GGTTATTTGGCAAAATTGCTGAAAGAGGGCAAGAAGCATGTACCTATTGACCTGGCATTTTACATTGCACGAGAAGTTGCTTCTGCATTATTGGAACTGCACAAAAAACTAGTTATTCACCGGGACATAAAAAGCGAAAATGTTTTGGTTGATCTGGATTCAGAGAGAAGTGATGACACACCTGTAGTCAAACTCTCTGATTTTGACAGGGCAATTCCTTTGCATTCTCTCTCCCATACATGCTGTATAGCTCACCTTGGGACATATCCTCCCAATGTTTGTGTTGGTACACCATGCTGGATGGCTCCAGAGGTTCTTCGCGCCATGAGAGACAAAAACCAGTATGGACTG GAAGTTGATATCTGGTCATTTGGTTGTTTTATATTGGAGATGCTTACACTTCGGATACCCTACCAGGGTCTACCTGATTCAGAAATATATGATCTCATAATG CGGAAGAAGCAAAGACCAAGACTAACTCAAGAACTAGAAGCGTTCATGACATTAGACAAGCCAATTACAAGGCTGGAGTTGGGTATCACATCTGATGCTCATGCAGAAAAACTAAGACTGCTGATAGATCTCTTCTACCGGTGCACTAAAGGAATTGCATCTGAGCGCCCGAAAGCTGAGGCGATTTGCAAATTGCTGTGCTCTCTACCAACATGCTATGACATAAGGTGA
- the LOC121053929 gene encoding stem-specific protein TSJT1-like → MLAVFDPTVAKCPEGLRSPPVAGGGAAAGGAGALMKGFAGAHADAVTVSLGPAGALAYSAANQSPLVPRLFGAVNDIFCLFQGHIENIASLKQHYGLSKTATEVTILIEAYRTLRDRGPLPASQVVRDLSGKFAFILYDTVSKSTFVAADADGSVPFFWGVDSENHLVFSDNADLLKTFCGNSFAPFPKGCFYTTSGGLQSFEHPLNEVKPVPRVDSQGQMCGSNYKVDSEAKKDSGIPRVGSAADWSNQF, encoded by the exons aTGTTGGCGGTGTTCGATCCGACGGTGGCCAAGTGCCCGGAAGGCCTGCGCAGCCCGCCGGTGgccgggggcggcgcggcggccggcggggcggGCGCGCTGATGAAGGGCTTCGCCGGCGCCCACGCCGACGCGGTAACCGTCAGCCTGggccccgccggcgccctGGCGTACTCGGCGGCCAACCAGAGCCCCCTCGTCCCCAG GCTGTTCGGTGCTGTGAATGACATATTCTGCCTGTTCCAAGGACACATTGAGAACATTGCCAGTCTGAAGCAACACTATGGTCTGAGCAAGACAGCAACTGAGGTTACCATCCTGATTGAGGCTTACAGGACCCTCAGGGACAGGGGCCCTCTCCCAGCCAGCCAGGTCGTCAGAGATCTGAGTGGCAAGTTTGCGTTCATCCTGTACGACACTGTGTCGAAATCCACCTTCGTTGCTGCG GATGCTGATGGTAGTGTTCCCTTCTTCTGGGGTGTTGACTCCGAGAACCACCTTGTGTTCTCCGACAATGCCGACCTTCTCAAGACATTCTGTGGGAACTCATTCGCGCCATTCCCCAAAG GCTGCTTCTACACCACCTCCGGAGGACTGCAGAGCTTCGAGCACCCGCTGAACGAGGTGAAGCCCGTGCCGCGGGTCGACAGCCAGGGCCAGATGTGCGGCTCCAACTACAAGGTCGACAGCGAGGCCAAGAAGGACTCCGGGATCCCTCGGGTCGGCAGCGCCGCCGACTGGTCCAACCAATTCTGA